The Vicia villosa cultivar HV-30 ecotype Madison, WI linkage group LG1, Vvil1.0, whole genome shotgun sequence genome includes a region encoding these proteins:
- the LOC131645090 gene encoding uncharacterized protein LOC131645090, which yields MDDDQKKLFKNHHKCRTVLLNAISHAEYEKISNRETTYDIYESLKMTHEGNAQVKETKALALIQKYEAFKMEDDEDIEKMFSRFQTLTAGLRVLDKGYTKADHVKKIIRSLPRRWGPMVTAFKIAKNLNEVSLEELISALRSHEIELDANEPQKKGKSIALKSNIKKCTNAFQAREEDPEESESEEEDELSMISRRVNQVWKSKQRKFRGFRSSKRFERGESSDDRRFDKKKVMCYECNEPGQYKNECPKLQKENPKKKFHKKKSLMATWDESEDESDSEDEQANFALMATEDDGSESTSESDSEEVFSELSRKELVSSLAELLELKAHLSIKYKKLKKQFEFETEKLELENSELKEKVLNLSKNSGSPSETEKAIPSMNHIRKEYDLSFRKFLYRSIGRSQLASMIYAVSGNNRVDIGYEGEIPYKLESVANMKISYKPLYNQFKFGHSHDIRLTSHAQSFHLTHTKKHVTQSKKYHGTQNKKYHTVPPVKYFAKPKFNQNLRRTNKKGPKKMWVPKEKIISVADILGGKEDRKQNVMVPGLWVLATHDGKKVYIPRPGA from the coding sequence atggatgatgatcaaaagaagcttttcaagaatcatcataaatgtaggactgttttgctgaatgctatctctcatgctgagtatgagaagatatctaacagggaaactacctatgatatatatgagtctctgaaaatgactcatgaaggaaatgctcaagtcaaggagaccaaagctcttgctctaatccagaagtatgaagccttcaagatggaggatgatgaagacattgaaaagatgttttcaagatttcaaactctgactgctggattgagagttctggataaaggctacaccaaggctgaccatgtaaagaagattatcagaagcttacccagaagatggggtccaatggtgactgcattcaagattgcgaagaatctgaatgaagtttctttggaagagctgatcagtgccctgaggagtcatgagattgaacttgatgcaaatgagcctcagaagaaaggtaagtctattgcattaaaatcaaatatcaaaaaatgcactaacgcttttcaggctagagaagaagatcctgaagaatcagaatctgaagaagaagatgaactgtccatgatctccagaagggtaaaccaagtctggaagagcaagcaaaggaagttcagaggcttcagaagttcaaagagatttgaacgtggagaatcttctgatgacagaagatttgacaagaagaaggtcatgtgctatgaatgcaatgagcctggacagtacaagaatgaatgtccaaaacttcagaaggaaaatcccaagaagaagtttcataagaagaaaagtcttatggcaacctgggatgagtcagaagatgaatcagactcggaagatgagcaggcaaactttgcactgatggcgacagaagatgatggatcagaatctacatcagaatcagattctgaagaggtattttctgaactatctagaaaagagttagtttccagtttagcagaacttctggaactcaaagctcatcttagtatcaaatacaaaaagctgaagaagcaatttgaatttgaaactgagaagctggaattggaaaattctgaactgaaggaaaaagttttaaatctatccaaaaatagtggatctccttctgaaacagaaaaagccattcctagcatgaatcatattcggaaagaatatgacttgagcttcagaaaatttctatatagaagtattggcagaagtcagctagcttctatgatatatgctgtgtctggaaacaatagagtagacattggttatgagggtgaaattccatacaagcttgaatctgtggcgaatatgaaaatatcatacaagcctttgtataaccaattcaaatttggccactctcatgatattaggctcacatcacatgcacaaagttttcacttaacacacaccaagaagcatgtgacacaatctaagaaatatcatggaactcagaataagaagtatcatactgttcctcctgttaaatattttgccaaacccaagttcaatcagaacttgaggagaactaacaagaaaggacccaagaaaatgtgggtacctaaggagaagataatttctgttgcagatatccttggcggcaaagaggacagaaagcaaaatgtcatggtacctggactctgggtgctcgcgacacatgacgggaagaaggtctacattccaagacctggtgcttaa